From Bacteroidales bacterium:
CGATTCCAGGCTGAACTGCACTTTGATCATACTTCCCGGAGTAAGGTTCTTTAAATCATTAACTTTCTCGCCCCAGAGAGAAAAGCAAACCTTTTTCGGAAACTGATCTGATGTTTCAATCACAAATTCCTGCTTTTGCCAGGGTCCGTTTTTGCCCTGCCCCGTTTGCACCTGTAACAACTGCAAAAGTTTACCCGTAAGTTCCATTTCAATTTTTTCTGCAAAGTAATGATTATTTTTTTAAACCAGGATTGCGCATCAGGAGAGTAAGCGAACT
This genomic window contains:
- a CDS encoding DUF3127 domain-containing protein, translating into MELTGKLLQLLQVQTGQGKNGPWQKQEFVIETSDQFPKKVCFSLWGEKVNDLKNLTPGSMIKVQFSLESREYNGRWYTDARAYRVEPAATQSGTPESLPPLEPIDLSPKDDDLPF